From a region of the Panicum virgatum strain AP13 chromosome 2K, P.virgatum_v5, whole genome shotgun sequence genome:
- the LOC120679120 gene encoding uncharacterized protein LOC120679120 isoform X1: MGDVAEADLADPNPDVQDLFRHYDRLYFRGALADAGFIVKWGSLPYSSSFGSCTFAKPRNTITLSEPVLESRSCTDRKNALLHEMIHAIIYVKRNRMDSSHGPHFRDWMDAINSCSIRDHQRPDGGYNITTRHDFHPEKPHSFFKGILWKCESCGDTLLRATNQGPPSDACCIENVNSGRGASCGNMLCHWHNHKNDCCGTYEKTVLESDALSLKSVPGGAQLLLTSPLEMCKSKGAIQESNSSALLGNTKGTKTNAEDEHLPLVSGSNGKSQGSSSSKKASKRRRTEVALETSVLLAESPRKSKGKQDLVAAEDNILSLVGCSTPKSTRSSKKVVKADMQHKPDDVQKNCGLPASLEGKPNQKKVGKRHKPDDDQKPSGLPSTPLGTPKVKHTLIKTEKDKLSSAEDCNVAKSPGSTLRKTGERHEPQIAQKACSQPACPQKRLKQGLVALEKKEHSPTMGCSNEKLLGKSSSKKARRQHQPVDIRRTTVLPAAPGCKAKASGVVALEKQRKGKCKRKPVREKEYAVMSAWLDYYESDRSSGSIEPLVNKRTERRERERERARILTYSRSKKTDPAPLISSRTEASVSSHRIKMLAHKDESMQPCSDTGVLTTANQTSVVVTQATGDHYQASAPCLDIVPLQPTDPPGLTPSDQSTTPEIIAISDDD, encoded by the exons ATGGGGGATGTGGCGGAGGCGGACCTCGCGGACCCGAACCCGGACGTTCAGGACCTGTTCCGGCACTACGACCGCCTCTACTTCCGGGGCGCGCTCGCCGACGCCGGCTTCATCGTCAAGTGGGGCTCCTTGCCATACAGCAG TTCTTTTGGATCTTGCACCTTTGCTAAACCAAGAAATACCATAACACTCTCCGAGCCGGTTCTGGAGTCTCGCTCATGTACTGACCGGAAGAATGCATTGCTGCATGAAATGATTCATGCGATCATATATGTTAAGCGTAACAGGATGGACAG CTCCCATGGCCCTCATTTTCGTGATTGGATGGATGCTATTAACTCTTGCTCCATAAGGGATCACCAA AGACCAGATGGTGGGTACAATATCACCACCCGCCATGATTTCCATCCAGAAAAGCCGCACAGCTTCTTCAAGGGTATCTTGTGGAAG TGCGAATCTTGTGGAGATACACTTCTTAGGGCTACAAACCAGGGTCCTCCATCTGATGCCTGCTGCATTGAGAACGTTAACAGCGGCCGCGGCGCATCCTGCGGGAACATGCTTTGTCACTGGCACAA CCACAAGAATGACTGTTGTGGCACATACGAAAAAACAGTGTTGGAATCAGATGCACTATCTCTAAAGAGTGTTCCAGGAG GTGCTCAGTTACTTCTGACCTCCCCGTTGGAAATGTGCAAGTCAAAAGGAGCTATTCAAGAATCCAATTCGTCTGCATTGCTGGGCAATACTAAAGGTACAAAAACGAATGCTGAAGACGAACATCTCCCTCTAGTGAGTGGTAGCAACGGGAAATCTCAGGGGAGTAGCTCGTCTAAGAAGGCAAGCAAGAGACGCAGGACAGAAGTTGCTCTAGAAACAAGTGTTCTGCTTGCTGAATCTCCAAGAAAATCAAAGGGGAAGCAGGATTTGGTTGCAGCAGAGGACAACATTTTGTCTCTAGTTGGTTGCAGCACTCCAAAATCAACAAGAAGTAGCAAGAAGGTAGTCAAGGCTGACATGCAGCATAAGCCTGATGATGTTCAGAAAAACTGTGGTCTGCCTGCTTCTCTTGAAGGAAAACCAAATCAGAAGAAAGTTGGCAAGCGGCATAAGCCTGATGATGACCAGAAACCTAGTGGTCTACCTTCTACACCCCTAGGAACACCAAAAGTGAAACACACATTGATCAAAACAGAAAAGGACAAGCTTTCCTCAGCAGAGGACTGCAATGTTGCAAAATCACCAGGAAGCACATTAAGGAAAACAGGAGAGCGGCATGAGCCCCAGATCGCTCAGAAAGCCTGTTCTCAGCCAGCTTGCCCTCAGAAGAGACTGAAGCAAGGCTTGGTTGCACTGGAGAAGAAAGAACATTCCCCTACAATGGGCTGCAGCAATGAGAAGTTACTGGGCAAGAGCTCCTCAAAGAAGGCACGCAGACAGCATCAGCCTGTAGACATTAGGAGAACCACTGTTCTGCCAGCTGCCCCTGGATGTAAAGCAAAGGCATCAGGCGTTGTTGCATTGGAGAAGCAGAGAAAGGGAAAATGCAAAAGGAAGCCTGTGAGGGAAAAGGAGTATGCTGTGATGAGTGCGTGGCTGGACTACTATGAATCAGACAGGTCAAGCGGATCAATCGAACCCCTTGTAAACAAAAGAACAGAgcgaagagaaagagagagagaaagagcaaGAATTCTAACTTATTCACGATCAAAGAAGACTGACCCAGCACCATTGATCAGCTCTAGGACAGAGGCCTCAGTCAGTAGCCACAGAATCAAGATGTTGGCTCATAAAGACGAATCAATGCAACCATGCTCTGACACTGGTGTTCTTACTACTGCTAACCAAACCTCGGTAGTGGTGACACAAGCCACCGGAGATCATTACCAGGCATCTGCGCCATGCCTGGATATCGTTCCACTTCAGCCAACAGATCCGCCCGGTTTAACACCTTCAGATCAAAGCACCACCCCTGAAATAATAGCCATTTCCGATGATGACTGA
- the LOC120679120 gene encoding uncharacterized protein LOC120679120 isoform X2 has protein sequence MNLVITLIGLSIHSSFGSCTFAKPRNTITLSEPVLESRSCTDRKNALLHEMIHAIIYVKRNRMDSSHGPHFRDWMDAINSCSIRDHQRPDGGYNITTRHDFHPEKPHSFFKGILWKCESCGDTLLRATNQGPPSDACCIENVNSGRGASCGNMLCHWHNHKNDCCGTYEKTVLESDALSLKSVPGGAQLLLTSPLEMCKSKGAIQESNSSALLGNTKGTKTNAEDEHLPLVSGSNGKSQGSSSSKKASKRRRTEVALETSVLLAESPRKSKGKQDLVAAEDNILSLVGCSTPKSTRSSKKVVKADMQHKPDDVQKNCGLPASLEGKPNQKKVGKRHKPDDDQKPSGLPSTPLGTPKVKHTLIKTEKDKLSSAEDCNVAKSPGSTLRKTGERHEPQIAQKACSQPACPQKRLKQGLVALEKKEHSPTMGCSNEKLLGKSSSKKARRQHQPVDIRRTTVLPAAPGCKAKASGVVALEKQRKGKCKRKPVREKEYAVMSAWLDYYESDRSSGSIEPLVNKRTERRERERERARILTYSRSKKTDPAPLISSRTEASVSSHRIKMLAHKDESMQPCSDTGVLTTANQTSVVVTQATGDHYQASAPCLDIVPLQPTDPPGLTPSDQSTTPEIIAISDDD, from the exons ATGAATCTTGTAATAACACTGATTGGGTTGTCTATACATAGTTCTTTTGGATCTTGCACCTTTGCTAAACCAAGAAATACCATAACACTCTCCGAGCCGGTTCTGGAGTCTCGCTCATGTACTGACCGGAAGAATGCATTGCTGCATGAAATGATTCATGCGATCATATATGTTAAGCGTAACAGGATGGACAG CTCCCATGGCCCTCATTTTCGTGATTGGATGGATGCTATTAACTCTTGCTCCATAAGGGATCACCAA AGACCAGATGGTGGGTACAATATCACCACCCGCCATGATTTCCATCCAGAAAAGCCGCACAGCTTCTTCAAGGGTATCTTGTGGAAG TGCGAATCTTGTGGAGATACACTTCTTAGGGCTACAAACCAGGGTCCTCCATCTGATGCCTGCTGCATTGAGAACGTTAACAGCGGCCGCGGCGCATCCTGCGGGAACATGCTTTGTCACTGGCACAA CCACAAGAATGACTGTTGTGGCACATACGAAAAAACAGTGTTGGAATCAGATGCACTATCTCTAAAGAGTGTTCCAGGAG GTGCTCAGTTACTTCTGACCTCCCCGTTGGAAATGTGCAAGTCAAAAGGAGCTATTCAAGAATCCAATTCGTCTGCATTGCTGGGCAATACTAAAGGTACAAAAACGAATGCTGAAGACGAACATCTCCCTCTAGTGAGTGGTAGCAACGGGAAATCTCAGGGGAGTAGCTCGTCTAAGAAGGCAAGCAAGAGACGCAGGACAGAAGTTGCTCTAGAAACAAGTGTTCTGCTTGCTGAATCTCCAAGAAAATCAAAGGGGAAGCAGGATTTGGTTGCAGCAGAGGACAACATTTTGTCTCTAGTTGGTTGCAGCACTCCAAAATCAACAAGAAGTAGCAAGAAGGTAGTCAAGGCTGACATGCAGCATAAGCCTGATGATGTTCAGAAAAACTGTGGTCTGCCTGCTTCTCTTGAAGGAAAACCAAATCAGAAGAAAGTTGGCAAGCGGCATAAGCCTGATGATGACCAGAAACCTAGTGGTCTACCTTCTACACCCCTAGGAACACCAAAAGTGAAACACACATTGATCAAAACAGAAAAGGACAAGCTTTCCTCAGCAGAGGACTGCAATGTTGCAAAATCACCAGGAAGCACATTAAGGAAAACAGGAGAGCGGCATGAGCCCCAGATCGCTCAGAAAGCCTGTTCTCAGCCAGCTTGCCCTCAGAAGAGACTGAAGCAAGGCTTGGTTGCACTGGAGAAGAAAGAACATTCCCCTACAATGGGCTGCAGCAATGAGAAGTTACTGGGCAAGAGCTCCTCAAAGAAGGCACGCAGACAGCATCAGCCTGTAGACATTAGGAGAACCACTGTTCTGCCAGCTGCCCCTGGATGTAAAGCAAAGGCATCAGGCGTTGTTGCATTGGAGAAGCAGAGAAAGGGAAAATGCAAAAGGAAGCCTGTGAGGGAAAAGGAGTATGCTGTGATGAGTGCGTGGCTGGACTACTATGAATCAGACAGGTCAAGCGGATCAATCGAACCCCTTGTAAACAAAAGAACAGAgcgaagagaaagagagagagaaagagcaaGAATTCTAACTTATTCACGATCAAAGAAGACTGACCCAGCACCATTGATCAGCTCTAGGACAGAGGCCTCAGTCAGTAGCCACAGAATCAAGATGTTGGCTCATAAAGACGAATCAATGCAACCATGCTCTGACACTGGTGTTCTTACTACTGCTAACCAAACCTCGGTAGTGGTGACACAAGCCACCGGAGATCATTACCAGGCATCTGCGCCATGCCTGGATATCGTTCCACTTCAGCCAACAGATCCGCCCGGTTTAACACCTTCAGATCAAAGCACCACCCCTGAAATAATAGCCATTTCCGATGATGACTGA